From the Argentina anserina chromosome 3, drPotAnse1.1, whole genome shotgun sequence genome, the window ACTTCATAGGATAAAACATAATTAATGTCCCTCATTCACATTTCCAGTCTTTGTCAGGGCCAATTATTTCGATGGGGGCAAGTAAGAATGCAAATTAATTAGTTAGTTAGTCATCTTAACAGTAATTAACGCTGATGTATATTTATCACCTGTGCCCACATGGGTGTATCAAATTtatctacatatataataGCAAGTCAACCAACAAGGTGTAGTGTAGTATTTTTTGATCGCGACAACTATTTGACAATGACTTAAATGTGGCATTGGTCAGAAGTTCGATCGTTAACGGAAGTATTACACACTACAGTGTGTCTGATGACCCTATTGTAGCGAAAAGCTCGGTTGTATTGGCCACTGGAGGCATTACTGTGGCTAAGGCGTTAGTCTTTAATGGCCTGGACTGAAACCATTTCACATGAGGCTCATCAAAGATTAGTCTCATACTAGAGGAATTACATTCAGTTGTGGGGATACTCTGATGTCCCGGATGTGGAATGTCTCTGCTCGCGCTCGTAAGAGCCACATGAGACTAGAGGCCCCATGCTTTATTGAGGTACACGGTCCTCGccttgaaatgaaaaaaaatagcaaGTCAACCTAACTGCTTGCGAAAGACATGAACGGTCTACCTAAACTAGCTAATgtctaaaaaataaagttttgaTTTAACAAGAGCATAAATAGTCTCTTTAGAAATCGTCTTCTATTCTACCAAGATAAAACTTTATAGTTATAGACTCGTAGTCCCGAGCATAATATTATGTTCGACACCATAATTATAAGGATCTCTTATGTGTTAATAGAGGTTACGTACTGGTACTATAATTTTGATTAGGCTGAAGAATGAGTAGAGAACTAGTTAGAAGATTAATCAATGTACGGTGCAATCGATTGATATGAATTTTGTTATTGAGACGTATCACTAAATTGATACGAATTTTTGTTACATAATGGAGCAAGTAGTTGGTTCCTCACAAACTACATATTGTGGACATTGAGGATAACCGTAGCTTGATGTGCAAGTAATTGGGATACACTTAACAGGCTTATCCTCCTCTTTGGCTTTCACTTCTCCAATACTTACTATATCTGCATGTCCAACCTTCTTCCTCATTGTCATGGTCAAGGTCATGGAGTCGATCCCGTTTCCTATCACTTCCACATGATTTTTCTCAGCTTCTATAGAGACTTTACTCACGCCTGTTTTTTCAGTGATTTTTGATTCATCATTACTTATCAGTGAGATTAATCGATAATATAGCTACTCATTATATCTAATTAAAACCATGGATATGAATATAAAGCTTTCTTAAACTGCACTGTACCTTTGGCCACAGCGGCAATCTTTAAGGCCTTGGTTCTGCATTTCTCAGAGCACATTTGCACCTTCATAACTATCTTCTGCTGCACCATGGTTTTAGCTAGTGTAGATGATTTTGTTGGAGGGTAGGAAACAGATATGTAAACTCTATGAATGTATTATCACAGCTGAGACAAGTTATTGAGGAAGTAGCAGAAATCATTGGTTGTATTTATACGAGCTCAGTCTCCTTAAAATACAATAGTTATTCCCAGACCGTCTCGAAATATAGTTGACGAGTATAACTTCCGTGGAATTGAAACCAATAATTCCATAGAACTGGTCAAGCTAGCCACAGATGATCGATCAAATTCCTCCACTAAACCAAAAATACGTTTTCATTAAAAAACAACTGGAAGACTTGCAGGACGTCATTctatatgagtatctttaatgTGAACGGCCAAGGACGTGTACTATAGAAAACTAGAGAAATATAAAAAGAAGACTCGTAGCTAGCAGATAGCATTGAAACTTCTGCCCAAATACGAGGTAGCAAGCAAGCATTGTCCAAATGAGCATTAGCTAAGGAGGAAATAGCAAGGACTTATCAAGTTGGATTAGCATAAAAGCTTAGGGCCTTAGGTTATAAACTCCAATGTCCAAGGCTAATTGCTTGCACAACATTTACAAATTGCAACACAGAGGTTGAACATGGCCGCAGGAAACCATCTAAGAACATGGATTTTCTAAGCCCAAAAACCATTTCTCCTATAAACACCTAAATAAAGATTCCCACACATGCTCCGCATAATTGGTCCGAGACTTACTAATTGAGGCTTTCATTACTAATCGATGTGTCTGTATAACTAGCTCGCTCACTTAACCCAGATGACTTACTACCTCACCACcaatccaaccgaatgcgtgTTTGTTGATTCTAAAGAATTTACTCGAAAAATGATTCCTAAACGTGTCGGGAGAAAAAGCCCCGACTCCCATATTGTTCAGGCCCAAATAGAAAGCTCTATATCTTTAGCCGAAACACCCATTGCTTCTATAAACCCCAAAATCAGTTTCACACCGCACCAAAAGCTCCTCCATTTCATTTCCGCTCTCAGCTTCGTAGACCTAAACCCATTCGTTGTTCTGAGTTTGGGTTGTGATCGCATCGGAGCTATTCAGCTGAGGCAACCTGTTTCCGGGTAAGTTTTGTTTTCTCAATCCGAATCTAGAGGAACCCATCGGAATCGCGGTCTCAATGTGAGTAAAGCTGAGGACGCTTTGaaggtgtttgatgaaatgctTTACTCACGTCCTCTCCCTTCTGTTT encodes:
- the LOC126787534 gene encoding heavy metal-associated isoprenylated plant protein 47-like, giving the protein MVQQKIVMKVQMCSEKCRTKALKIAAVAKGVSKVSIEAEKNHVEVIGNGIDSMTLTMTMRKKVGHADIVSIGEVKAKEEDKPVKCIPITCTSSYGYPQCPQYVVCEEPTTCSIM